In a single window of the Streptomyces sp. CGMCC 4.7035 genome:
- a CDS encoding Wzz/FepE/Etk N-terminal domain-containing protein, producing MTTSTTPESSAAAPLLDLQVLVAAVRRRRRLWCSLALLGLLVGAVVAFLLPQPPTAVTKVLVAHEEDQPNDPGTLIRTDVALLQTTRIADKALKSLKSLKSQEKAEDFMQDYSGTGLTNNMLQITVTGDSDAEAVARAKALADAFVADHVRRIQQASHAEAKALLGQRDQLKDQLAQVNKAIGDGTRASGPESSADLESLYARRAELTSQITDFGQRAAQASIGTPRLVAGTQIVDAPHVVRRSLPKAAATDAAIGLFLGLFLGLAVAAVGAVVADRPVLRREIAANLGASVIAELPHRPAGRWQRRRVRAARERLTTSLARVVRGSAEPVSLLELGCARNTSVIALDLARALAAEGPVVIVDGLPGRQLSGRRPKPGDPAVVTGERAAAGSHQERRLGVGSVAPGAAWTDLQYLGTRTVLVVRAGHGSAAWLHTVARQLADQRIAVIGVVLINPDPRDRTDGTLWDGLHTALRGQNERPARQNGGGTSHAVQAVGEGRHRTERPPMWAARVPDSDQEAR from the coding sequence GTGACGACGAGTACGACCCCGGAGTCGTCGGCCGCCGCTCCGCTGCTTGATCTGCAGGTCCTGGTGGCGGCGGTGCGCAGGCGGCGCCGCCTCTGGTGCTCCCTCGCGCTGCTGGGGCTGCTCGTCGGCGCGGTGGTGGCGTTCCTGCTGCCGCAGCCGCCGACCGCGGTGACCAAGGTGCTGGTCGCGCATGAGGAGGACCAGCCGAACGACCCCGGAACGCTGATCCGCACCGACGTCGCGCTGCTGCAGACCACACGGATCGCCGACAAGGCCCTGAAGTCCCTCAAGTCCCTGAAGTCCCAGGAAAAGGCCGAGGACTTCATGCAGGACTACAGCGGTACCGGTTTGACCAACAACATGCTGCAGATCACCGTGACCGGTGACAGCGACGCGGAAGCGGTGGCCCGCGCCAAGGCGTTGGCCGATGCCTTCGTCGCGGACCATGTGAGGCGGATACAGCAGGCCTCGCACGCCGAGGCCAAGGCCCTGCTCGGCCAGCGTGACCAGCTGAAGGACCAACTGGCCCAGGTCAACAAGGCGATCGGAGACGGAACGCGGGCCAGCGGGCCGGAGTCGTCGGCGGACCTGGAGTCGCTCTACGCCCGCCGGGCCGAACTCACCTCCCAGATCACCGATTTCGGCCAGCGCGCCGCTCAGGCGAGCATCGGCACGCCCCGGCTCGTCGCCGGCACGCAGATCGTGGACGCCCCGCACGTGGTCCGGCGCTCCCTGCCCAAGGCCGCTGCCACCGACGCCGCGATCGGGCTCTTCCTCGGGCTCTTCCTCGGGCTCGCGGTGGCCGCGGTCGGCGCGGTGGTGGCGGACCGTCCCGTGCTGCGCCGGGAGATCGCCGCGAACCTCGGCGCCTCGGTCATCGCGGAGCTGCCCCACCGGCCGGCCGGGCGATGGCAGCGCCGCCGGGTCCGGGCGGCACGTGAACGGCTCACCACGTCGCTGGCCCGCGTCGTGCGTGGTTCCGCGGAACCCGTGTCGCTGCTGGAACTGGGCTGCGCGCGCAACACGAGCGTGATCGCCCTGGACCTCGCCAGGGCACTGGCGGCGGAGGGGCCGGTGGTCATCGTCGACGGTCTGCCCGGCCGGCAGCTCTCCGGCCGCCGCCCGAAGCCGGGGGACCCGGCCGTGGTCACCGGCGAGCGTGCCGCGGCCGGGTCGCACCAGGAGCGCCGGCTCGGCGTCGGCTCGGTGGCGCCCGGCGCGGCGTGGACCGACCTCCAGTACCTCGGCACTCGGACCGTGCTCGTCGTGCGTGCGGGGCACGGCAGCGCCGCGTGGCTGCACACCGTGGCGCGGCAGCTCGCGGACCAGCGCATCGCGGTGATCGGTGTGGTGCTGATCAACCCCGATCCGCGTGACCGGACCGACGGCACGCTGTGGGACGGGCTGCACACCGCGCTGCGCGGCCAGAACGAGCGGCCGGCCCGGCAGAACGGTGGGGGTACCTCCCACGCCGTTCAGGCAGTGGGGGAAGGCCGGCATCGGACGGAGCGGCCGCCGATGTGGGCGGCACGAGTCCCGGACAGCGACCAGGAGGCGCGGTAG
- a CDS encoding Wzz/FepE/Etk N-terminal domain-containing protein: MIDDAIRLVTIGRILRRRWRLLTILALVGALVGYGASLLFPPRYTTSASVLLPGTWEERELLTQTEVATSSVVVDRAAATLGWTGVSGSDLRDQVSAKATDGNIIKISGTADTPERAQRLSDQVAKEFVSYATRIASNSADPEAAAELDTLKQSVEDTSRRISKLAGAADPGQTVESVQTRTELEKLRTALREAINTLEQADPADGKAKNAKNMVVMGSAARPTGEAPPTRTQLIAGGALLFFLFAVIGHLTAGRMSRRLRGEPEITAALGSALLGIVDVPVERPTHRPAGHGPRAWIRRLLGLDVRWDIPTPQTSGDEASRQIRYRRVCSRLRDQLPAPRRLLVVFPEGDEIARRAAGLLVVEAGSDPSPSSSSRGYPMLRPVAVSVSRPMVPDRGQESGALVVLSAGSWTAGELAGIAEACADAKHAVVGIVLAGPVRATRSADHSRHTAVPALAAFDGELDDATGVTG, translated from the coding sequence TTGATCGATGACGCCATACGCCTGGTCACGATCGGGCGGATCCTCCGTCGGCGCTGGCGGCTGCTCACCATCCTCGCCCTGGTGGGTGCGCTCGTCGGCTACGGCGCCTCCTTGCTGTTTCCGCCGCGCTACACGACCTCGGCATCGGTGCTGCTGCCGGGGACGTGGGAGGAGCGCGAGCTGCTGACACAGACCGAGGTGGCGACCAGTTCGGTGGTGGTCGACCGCGCGGCCGCCACGCTCGGCTGGACCGGCGTGAGCGGCAGCGACCTGCGGGATCAGGTCAGCGCCAAGGCCACCGACGGGAACATCATCAAGATCTCCGGCACGGCCGACACGCCGGAGCGCGCACAGCGGCTCTCCGACCAGGTGGCCAAGGAGTTCGTCTCCTACGCCACGCGGATCGCGAGCAACAGCGCCGACCCCGAAGCGGCGGCGGAGCTCGACACGCTCAAGCAGTCGGTGGAGGACACCAGCCGCCGCATCAGCAAGCTGGCCGGCGCGGCCGATCCGGGGCAGACCGTGGAGAGCGTGCAGACCCGCACCGAGCTGGAGAAGCTGCGCACCGCGCTGCGGGAGGCCATCAACACGCTGGAGCAGGCCGACCCGGCCGACGGCAAGGCGAAGAACGCGAAGAACATGGTCGTCATGGGGTCGGCGGCCCGGCCGACCGGCGAGGCACCGCCGACGAGGACGCAGCTCATCGCCGGCGGAGCGCTGCTGTTCTTCCTGTTCGCGGTCATCGGCCATCTCACCGCCGGGCGGATGAGCCGCCGACTGCGCGGCGAACCGGAGATCACCGCGGCGCTGGGCTCGGCGCTGCTGGGTATCGTCGACGTACCCGTTGAACGGCCCACGCACCGGCCGGCAGGCCATGGCCCGCGGGCCTGGATCCGCCGGCTGCTGGGCCTCGACGTCCGGTGGGACATCCCGACCCCGCAGACGTCCGGCGACGAGGCCAGCAGGCAGATCCGCTACCGGCGGGTGTGCTCCCGTCTCCGGGACCAGCTACCGGCCCCGCGGCGGCTGCTGGTCGTCTTCCCCGAGGGTGACGAGATCGCCCGCCGGGCCGCCGGGCTGCTCGTCGTCGAGGCCGGGAGCGATCCTTCCCCAAGCTCTTCGAGCAGGGGATACCCCATGCTGCGACCGGTGGCGGTTTCGGTGTCCCGTCCGATGGTGCCGGACCGCGGCCAGGAGTCCGGTGCCCTGGTCGTGCTCAGCGCCGGCAGCTGGACCGCGGGGGAGCTCGCCGGCATCGCCGAGGCGTGTGCGGACGCCAAGCACGCGGTCGTCGGCATCGTCCTCGCCGGTCCGGTCCGTGCGACGCGGTCGGCCGACCACTCTCGGCATACCGCCGTACCGGCGCTCGCGGCCTTCGACGGCGAACTGGACGACGCGACGGGAGTCACAGGGTGA
- a CDS encoding glycosyltransferase family 4 protein yields the protein MLGETTSGDRPNRRALILVENLSVPFDRRVWQECTTLRDAGWKVHVICPQGSKRDTEPEAEIDGVRIHRYPLRAATGGPAGYLREYGSALWHTVRLARKVGPVDVVHACNPPDLLFLPALWLKRRGARFVFDQHDLVPELYLSRFSRGKDLLYRAVCALERMTYRAADIVLATNESYRDVAVRRGGRRPADVFVVRSAPDIDRFHPVPPEPELKRGKPHLLCYLGVMGPQDGVDYALRALAKLRDEFGRTDWHAVFVGAGDTFDAMVELSRRLGLSEQVQFTGRIPDADLVRYLSTADVCLSPDPRNPLNDVSTMNKVLEYMVMGRPIVSFDLREARVSAGDAAVYAPANDEAEFAGLIALLLDDPEKRARMGKIGQERVSGPLSWRNSQASLLAAYAAACRDQAPASNNRTGQGRGRAVDR from the coding sequence TTGCTTGGTGAAACGACCAGCGGCGACCGGCCGAACCGGCGCGCGCTGATCCTGGTGGAGAACCTGTCGGTGCCGTTCGACCGGCGGGTGTGGCAGGAGTGCACGACGCTGCGCGACGCGGGCTGGAAGGTGCACGTCATCTGCCCTCAGGGGAGTAAGCGGGACACGGAGCCGGAGGCGGAGATCGACGGGGTGCGGATCCACCGCTACCCGCTGCGCGCGGCCACCGGAGGGCCGGCCGGCTACCTGCGGGAGTACGGATCGGCGTTGTGGCACACGGTCCGGCTGGCCCGCAAGGTCGGGCCGGTCGACGTGGTCCATGCCTGCAACCCGCCCGACCTGCTGTTCCTGCCGGCCCTGTGGTTGAAGCGGCGCGGAGCGCGGTTCGTCTTCGACCAGCACGACCTGGTACCCGAGCTGTACCTCTCCCGCTTCAGCCGCGGCAAGGATCTGCTCTACCGCGCCGTGTGCGCGCTGGAACGGATGACCTACCGGGCCGCGGACATCGTGCTCGCCACGAACGAGAGCTACCGGGACGTCGCGGTGCGCCGTGGCGGCCGGCGGCCGGCGGACGTCTTCGTGGTGCGCAGCGCGCCCGACATCGACCGGTTCCACCCCGTACCGCCCGAGCCTGAGCTGAAGCGCGGCAAGCCTCATCTGCTGTGTTACCTCGGCGTCATGGGCCCGCAGGACGGCGTCGACTACGCCTTGCGGGCCCTTGCGAAGCTGCGCGACGAGTTCGGGCGGACCGACTGGCATGCGGTGTTCGTCGGCGCGGGCGACACCTTCGACGCGATGGTGGAGCTGTCCCGGCGGCTCGGGCTCTCGGAGCAGGTGCAGTTCACCGGGCGCATTCCGGACGCCGACCTGGTGCGCTACCTGTCCACCGCGGACGTGTGCCTCTCCCCCGACCCGCGCAATCCGCTCAACGACGTGTCGACCATGAACAAGGTCCTGGAGTACATGGTGATGGGCCGGCCGATCGTCTCGTTCGACCTCCGGGAGGCGCGAGTCTCCGCCGGTGACGCCGCCGTCTACGCGCCCGCCAACGACGAGGCCGAGTTCGCGGGGCTCATCGCGCTGCTGCTGGACGATCCGGAGAAGCGGGCCCGGATGGGCAAGATCGGCCAGGAGCGGGTCAGCGGGCCGCTCTCCTGGCGGAACTCGCAAGCGTCGCTGCTCGCCGCCTACGCCGCTGCCTGCCGTGACCAGGCTCCGGCCTCGAACAACCGGACCGGGCAGGGAAGAGGCCGCGCCGTTGATCGATGA
- a CDS encoding nucleotide sugar dehydrogenase — protein MRVSVFGLGYVGCVSAACLASMGHEVIGVDVNPVKVDLVNDGKAPVVEERIGELIAEVVRTGALRATGDVREAIMDSEVSLVCVGTPSEPNGSLCTTYLERVTEEIGAALAERGGRHTVVFRSTMLPGTCLNLLVPILEKFVGGTAGVDIGVAVNPEFLREGTSVRDFFDPPKTVIGELDPASGDTVLALYDGLPGEVFRVPIPTAEAIKYADNAFHGLKIGFANELGAVCQALGVDSHQVMDVFLADRKLNISPAYLRPGFAFGGSCLPKDLRSLVHAAQQADVSVPILAHVLPSNSEHLQRAVELVERTGKRRVGMFGLSFKPGTDDLRESPLVELAERLFGKGYDLRIYDANVSLSRLLGANREYIETRLPHLAQLLADSVDEVLEHADVCLVGTRDPAVLSALPHGDGPVIVDLIRLPDAEARRAEPGYIGLAW, from the coding sequence ATGAGAGTCAGCGTTTTCGGGCTCGGCTACGTGGGCTGCGTGTCGGCCGCGTGCCTGGCCAGCATGGGTCACGAGGTCATCGGGGTGGACGTGAACCCGGTGAAGGTCGACCTGGTCAACGACGGCAAGGCCCCGGTGGTCGAGGAGCGGATCGGCGAGCTCATCGCCGAGGTCGTGCGCACCGGAGCGTTGCGCGCCACCGGCGACGTCCGCGAGGCGATCATGGACAGCGAGGTGTCGCTGGTCTGCGTGGGCACGCCGTCGGAGCCCAACGGCAGCCTGTGCACCACGTACTTGGAGCGGGTCACCGAGGAGATCGGCGCCGCGCTGGCCGAGCGGGGCGGTCGGCACACCGTGGTGTTCCGCAGCACCATGCTCCCGGGCACCTGCCTGAACCTGCTGGTGCCGATCCTGGAGAAGTTCGTCGGCGGCACGGCCGGGGTGGACATCGGGGTCGCGGTCAACCCGGAGTTCCTGCGTGAGGGCACGAGCGTGCGGGACTTCTTCGACCCGCCCAAGACCGTCATCGGCGAGCTCGACCCGGCAAGCGGCGACACGGTGCTGGCGCTGTACGACGGCTTGCCCGGCGAGGTGTTCCGGGTGCCGATCCCGACGGCCGAGGCGATCAAATACGCGGACAACGCGTTCCACGGCCTCAAGATCGGCTTCGCGAACGAACTGGGCGCGGTGTGCCAGGCGCTCGGGGTGGACTCGCACCAGGTGATGGACGTGTTCCTGGCCGACCGCAAGCTGAACATCAGCCCCGCCTACCTGCGGCCCGGCTTCGCCTTCGGCGGCTCCTGCCTGCCCAAGGACCTGCGCAGCCTGGTCCACGCGGCGCAGCAGGCCGACGTCTCGGTGCCCATCCTCGCCCATGTGCTGCCCTCCAACTCCGAGCATCTGCAGCGGGCGGTGGAGCTGGTCGAGCGCACCGGCAAGCGCCGGGTGGGAATGTTCGGGTTGTCCTTCAAACCCGGCACCGACGACCTCCGCGAGAGCCCGCTCGTCGAGCTGGCGGAACGTCTCTTCGGCAAGGGGTACGACCTGCGGATCTACGACGCCAACGTGAGCCTCTCCCGGCTGCTCGGCGCGAACCGCGAGTACATCGAGACCCGGTTGCCGCACCTCGCGCAGCTGCTCGCGGATTCCGTCGACGAGGTGCTGGAGCACGCCGACGTCTGCCTGGTCGGGACCAGGGATCCGGCCGTGCTGTCGGCGCTGCCCCATGGCGACGGCCCGGTGATTGTCGACCTCATCCGCCTTCCCGACGCCGAGGCGCGCCGGGCCGAACCGGGGTACATAGGCCTTGCTTGGTGA
- a CDS encoding sugar transferase, translating to MRQGGRVSPFPSASGRLTDGAISQPAIEWEQRYRHTVITSDTVATAVVVASIGNFFGARDAANWHEKWGILAFGTELLVLGALAVGRAWAPAVLGQGAEEFRRLGRSLFAATVVLALGGIALTSRNIKLWIFVAIPAIALVTMTERYLLRLWLHKQRKEGRCLRPVLAAGSPATVRDLITRTRKFPHLGWRVEAVCTTDGRGLDGDQLDGVPVVGRLTDVAKHVRHDGYRVVAVTPDPHWSPDRLQRLAWNLEDSDAEMVVAPVLMEVAGPRLHIDAVLGIPLLRVSMPAFTGGRRAVKGVVDRIGATILLLLFAPLMVSVALLVLVDSRGGAFYRQRRVGKDGREFTILKFRTMVAGADGARAALADRNEGAGPLFKLRRDPRVTRVGAVLRRYSIDELPQLFNVLTGSMSLVGPRPPLPEESAAYGPDIRRRLLVKPGLTGLWQISGRSDLSWEEAVRLDLRYVEDWSLALDTVILWKTLRAVLYGQGAY from the coding sequence GTGCGGCAAGGGGGAAGAGTCAGCCCGTTTCCGTCGGCGAGCGGGCGCCTGACGGACGGGGCAATCAGCCAGCCCGCGATCGAATGGGAGCAGCGGTACCGCCATACCGTGATCACCAGCGATACCGTGGCCACCGCCGTCGTGGTGGCGTCGATCGGCAACTTCTTCGGGGCCCGGGACGCGGCCAACTGGCACGAGAAGTGGGGAATTCTCGCATTCGGCACCGAGCTGCTGGTGCTGGGGGCCCTCGCGGTGGGCCGGGCGTGGGCTCCGGCCGTGCTCGGCCAGGGTGCCGAGGAATTCCGCCGGCTCGGACGCTCGCTGTTCGCGGCGACCGTCGTCCTGGCGCTCGGCGGGATCGCCCTGACCTCGCGCAACATCAAGCTCTGGATCTTCGTCGCAATCCCCGCGATCGCGCTCGTCACCATGACCGAGCGGTATCTGCTCCGCCTCTGGCTGCACAAACAGCGCAAGGAAGGTCGGTGCCTGAGACCGGTGCTCGCTGCCGGGAGCCCGGCCACCGTGCGCGACCTGATCACCCGAACCCGCAAGTTCCCGCATCTCGGCTGGCGGGTGGAGGCGGTGTGCACGACGGACGGTCGCGGGCTCGACGGTGACCAACTGGACGGAGTGCCGGTCGTCGGCCGGCTGACGGACGTCGCCAAGCACGTCCGCCACGACGGCTACCGTGTCGTCGCGGTCACACCGGACCCGCACTGGTCACCGGACCGGCTGCAGCGGCTGGCCTGGAACCTCGAAGACAGCGACGCCGAGATGGTCGTGGCCCCCGTGCTGATGGAGGTGGCCGGTCCGCGGCTGCACATCGACGCGGTGCTCGGGATCCCGCTGCTGCGGGTCAGCATGCCGGCCTTCACCGGGGGCCGCCGGGCGGTCAAAGGGGTCGTAGATCGAATAGGCGCAACGATTCTGCTGTTGCTGTTCGCGCCACTGATGGTGTCCGTCGCGCTGCTCGTGCTGGTGGACAGTCGGGGTGGGGCCTTCTATCGCCAGCGCAGGGTCGGCAAGGACGGCCGCGAGTTCACCATTCTCAAGTTCCGCACCATGGTCGCCGGGGCCGACGGGGCACGTGCCGCGCTGGCCGACCGCAACGAGGGCGCAGGCCCGCTGTTCAAGCTCCGCCGGGATCCGCGGGTGACCCGGGTGGGAGCGGTGCTGCGCCGGTACTCGATCGACGAGCTCCCGCAGCTTTTCAACGTGCTCACCGGATCGATGTCGCTCGTCGGTCCGCGGCCTCCGTTGCCGGAGGAGTCCGCCGCGTACGGCCCGGACATCCGGCGGCGGCTGCTGGTCAAGCCCGGACTCACCGGCCTGTGGCAGATCAGCGGACGCAGCGACCTGTCGTGGGAGGAGGCGGTCCGGCTGGACCTGCGGTACGTGGAGGACTGGTCGCTCGCCCTGGACACGGTGATCTTGTGGAAGACGCTGCGTGCGGTGCTCTACGGGCAGGGGGCCTACTGA
- a CDS encoding serine/threonine-protein kinase has product MSVAGSGGRVQPARPGDPSRVGPYRIIGRLGSGGMGVVHAGLTTDGLRVAVKVIHPAQAGDLEFRARFRREVQLSARVQGPCLVPLLAADAEAAEPWLATAYAPGPTLNQHLANHGPLADGTLYAFATGTAHALAAIHQAGVVHRDVKPQNVILTPAGPRVLDFGIARASDGTSVTRTGIMTGTPGWISPEYYRSSTAGPEGDMFAWGALVAYAATGRLPFGTGAPDAVAFRVMSGDPDLVGVPEQLREILERALAKDPSERMTAVEAGEECSRLLASQATQVLGGDGGLEPTWVGELVTAEWDMPTLDDPTWHAPSASSRRRTIAAVLVAAAVVGGIAGAALAFPANGDSDAPGKTSVAESSTGGPTATTATRANAPTPPPQASGSGDASESSADPRSAVVPSDPLAGVSNPAFTRAGDAAEPTSEEWRVSTVPSTSEEKDVEKAIRDRMAAMLATKDMDFMTPTVTFNKRAQTVMVTGGPISQIPEDHREVFRRAGDMAACTALAYRLKVHPTTWSYGRFAISWKNFDGDLEPSILGFGEATDGCYSVIAGQWQGDESGIATAGIPSSDKAEIRVADATDKAITAAWNARIAEGHGLEPFAASDAIDLGFDPVEKAAYVWARDTDGALIGRAQRANFQDAVATTLCRKLTAEYNSNQTWNYTRWSVAVYEGNSRLPELIGSGECPH; this is encoded by the coding sequence GTGAGCGTTGCTGGCTCCGGCGGACGGGTTCAGCCTGCCCGACCCGGTGATCCTTCCCGTGTCGGCCCGTACCGGATCATCGGCCGTCTCGGTTCCGGCGGCATGGGCGTCGTCCACGCCGGCCTCACGACCGACGGGCTTCGGGTCGCGGTCAAGGTGATCCATCCCGCGCAGGCGGGGGACCTGGAGTTCCGGGCGCGGTTCCGTCGGGAAGTGCAACTCTCCGCCCGCGTACAGGGTCCCTGCCTCGTGCCGCTCCTCGCCGCAGACGCCGAGGCTGCCGAGCCGTGGCTGGCAACTGCCTACGCCCCCGGCCCGACCCTCAACCAGCATCTGGCCAACCACGGTCCGCTCGCCGACGGCACCCTGTACGCCTTCGCGACCGGTACCGCTCATGCGTTGGCCGCTATCCACCAGGCCGGCGTCGTCCACCGCGACGTGAAGCCGCAGAACGTCATCCTCACTCCCGCCGGGCCCCGCGTGCTGGATTTCGGCATCGCCCGCGCCTCCGACGGCACCAGCGTCACGCGCACCGGCATCATGACCGGCACCCCAGGTTGGATCAGTCCGGAATACTACCGCTCCAGTACGGCCGGACCCGAGGGCGACATGTTCGCCTGGGGCGCGCTCGTCGCCTACGCCGCCACCGGTCGCCTTCCGTTCGGCACCGGTGCGCCGGACGCGGTCGCCTTCCGCGTCATGTCGGGCGACCCGGACCTCGTCGGGGTCCCCGAGCAACTGCGGGAGATTCTGGAAAGGGCTCTCGCGAAGGACCCGTCCGAGCGGATGACCGCGGTCGAGGCGGGGGAGGAGTGCTCGAGGCTCCTGGCCTCACAGGCCACCCAGGTCCTCGGCGGCGACGGAGGACTGGAGCCCACCTGGGTGGGCGAACTGGTCACGGCCGAGTGGGACATGCCCACGCTGGACGACCCGACTTGGCATGCGCCGTCCGCGTCCTCCCGCAGGCGCACCATCGCGGCTGTCCTCGTCGCTGCAGCCGTGGTCGGGGGTATCGCCGGGGCCGCCCTCGCCTTCCCCGCCAACGGTGACAGCGATGCCCCGGGTAAGACCAGCGTGGCCGAGAGCTCCACGGGCGGCCCCACCGCAACCACGGCCACGCGCGCGAACGCCCCCACCCCACCCCCCCAGGCCAGCGGGTCGGGTGACGCGAGTGAATCGTCGGCCGATCCGCGTAGTGCCGTCGTCCCGTCAGATCCGTTGGCGGGGGTGTCCAACCCGGCCTTCACGCGTGCGGGCGACGCGGCCGAACCGACGTCCGAGGAGTGGAGGGTGAGCACCGTCCCGAGCACCTCGGAGGAGAAGGACGTCGAGAAGGCGATCCGGGACCGCATGGCGGCCATGCTCGCCACCAAGGACATGGACTTTATGACGCCCACGGTCACGTTCAACAAGCGGGCACAAACCGTGATGGTGACCGGCGGTCCGATCTCCCAGATCCCCGAAGACCACCGGGAGGTGTTCCGCCGGGCCGGGGACATGGCCGCCTGTACCGCCCTCGCATACCGGCTCAAGGTCCACCCCACCACCTGGTCCTACGGGCGCTTCGCCATCTCCTGGAAGAACTTCGACGGTGACCTCGAACCGAGCATCCTCGGCTTCGGCGAGGCCACCGACGGGTGCTACAGCGTGATCGCCGGGCAGTGGCAAGGCGATGAGTCCGGCATCGCGACCGCCGGGATACCGAGCAGCGACAAGGCCGAGATCCGCGTCGCCGACGCCACCGACAAGGCCATCACCGCCGCCTGGAATGCCAGGATCGCCGAAGGCCACGGTCTGGAGCCCTTTGCCGCGAGCGACGCGATCGACCTCGGCTTTGACCCGGTCGAAAAGGCAGCATACGTGTGGGCTCGGGATACCGACGGAGCACTCATCGGCCGAGCCCAACGGGCCAACTTCCAAGACGCCGTCGCCACGACCCTCTGTCGGAAGCTGACAGCCGAATACAACAGCAACCAGACCTGGAATTACACCCGCTGGTCCGTCGCCGTCTATGAGGGAAACAGCCGTCTACCCGAACTCATCGGCTCGGGTGAGTGCCCCCATTGA